Sequence from the Paenibacillus tundrae genome:
CGCTTTTGGGACTACGCACCAGATAACCTAATCCACGGCGCGTCAGAATCGTCTCCGGTTTGCTCGGATTCTCCTCAATCTTCTCGCGCAGACGACGGATCGTTACATCCACAGTACGCACATCCCCGAAATATTCATATCCCCATACCGCCTGTAACAGATGTTCCCGTGTCATCACCTTGCCCGAATGCTTCGCCATGTAATAGAGAAGTTCATATTCACGGTGGGTCAGATCCAGCGGCTCTCCGCCTTTGTACGCTGTATACATGTCCATATCAAACACCAAGTCGAACAGCCGCATAACCTGCTTCTCATCCTCTTGCGCTTCCGTCGCAATAGCCGGCTTCTGCCTTCTGCGCATCTGCGCCTTCACCCGTGCAAGCAGCTCTCTTGTGCTGAAAGGCTTCGTTACATAATCATCTGCACCTAGCTCCAGACCGAGCACCTTATCAATCTCGCCGTCCTTCGCGGTCAGCATAATGATTGGCATTTCCAGATGTGCACGCACCTCACGGCATACATCCATTCCATCCTTGCCTGGTAACATCAGATCGAGTAGCATGAGATCCGGTTTCTCGGCTAACGCCAGTTCGACGGCACGAATCCCATCGAAAGCGCAGATGACTTCATATCCCTCTTTTTCCAAATTAAACTTCAGAATGTCTGCAATAGGCTGTTCATCGTCCACGACCAAAATCTTCCCCTGCATCGACTGTATTCACCCCTGTATCCTGCTTAATCCGCGTATGCGGTCTATCTCTTTATATAAGTTGTTCTGTCATCATCGTTAGTTGTTCATCTTAGTTGTCTATCCTATTAGGTTGAATATATATAGTTTATCATACCTGAACCAGCGTCACATCCCGATTGGCAATCGATCAGCGGCAAAATGAAAATTTTTTACAGATCTGAAGTGATCCATAGAAAAAAGGCCAGCCTAAGCTGACCTTCATGACAAGAAAAATCCACATTTTGATATAAGCATATCGCGGAATTTTCTTCTTAATATAATTACTAGTTCAAGTATGTCATTGGATTCTCTGCCGTACCATTCTTAATAATCTCGAAGTGCAGATGCGTTCCTGTTGAGCGTCCAGTATTGCCCATTACACCGATACTCTCGCCCTTTTCGACGATCTGTCCAACTTTAACACCAATGCTGTTCAGATGTCCGTATAATGTTTCGTACCCGTTACGATGGTTAATGATAATAACATTGCCATATCCGCTCTTCTGTCCAGCAAACGTCACTACACCTTCATCCGAGGATTTCACATCCCGGTTACCAACAAGGTCTACACCTTTGTGCTGACGACCCCAACGTTCACCGAAGCTGCTGCTCATCGTTGCACCGGAGACAGGCCATGCGAATTCGCCTGTACCTTCGCCGACTACTTTCGTACCGCTAAGAACGACTTCGGTCACTGCTGACTTAATCACTTCCTGGCCTAGCCATTCCTCTTGAACAACTTCGCCATTTTCCTTAGTAATTCGATACTGCATGTTTTTCAGTCCACTTTGACCTGGACGTACCACTTTGGTTGTCCCTGCTTTTAGCTCAGCACTTTTACGTACTTCAACCTGTGGCTTGATCTCGATCTGCTCTACAACTTGTTCGACTGATTTCACAGTAACCGCCGGTTTGGGAACGGTCAGTGTCAGCTCGTCTCCAATTTGCATAGACGTTTCTTTAATGCCAGGGTTGTTTTTGCGAATCTCACTTTGTGTCAGCTCGTATTTGGCAGCGATGGAAGAGATGGTATCTCCTTCTCGTACCACATAGGTTACAGGCGCGTCTTTACCGACCGTTAATGCTTTAACCGCCTCAGAGACATCCCATATTTTGTTTGGATCTGCCTTAACTGCATCCGTCTCCACATCTTCTTTGATATCTACGGATTTCAGCGTTGTACTCGGCCCTTCGGCTTTCTTCGAAGAGTTCGCCGATACCGACTTCGTCTTGAGCGAGCTACGCACAGCCGATGCCGATATGTATTTGCTTTGCACTTGTTCAAGAATCGCATCTGCTGTTGCTTGATCCTTCACAATGCCGATTACTTCACCGTTGACCTTCAGCTCCACGCCTTTAGCGTAAGCCGTAAGCATATCATCGAGTTTATTCAGTGTTTCATCACTGTTAATCTCCGGTTTATATGCTTTTACCGTTTCGGTGGTAATGCCGTCTGTATTAAGTACCATTTCCGCTTGTGGATATTTATTTTGGTATTCCTCTGTTTTGTCTGCAAATAGCTGCTGTAATTGCGCTTCGTCTGTAATGCTGCCGATAGCCTGTCCTTTGACGATTACGTTATAATATGGAACCGTGTTGGCTGCAACATACTGTTTCCCTGCAAATCCGATCGATGCAGCAATAAACAATCCACATGCTGTCGTGATGATCCATTTGCGCGAGGCTTGAACGCGCTTCTGTTTAACACTGAAGTTGGACATGCTCATGTTGTTTTTGTCTTCGGCCGTCCGGTGTTCCCCGGATTGTTCGTGTTCCCGGTTTTTGCCCGGTTGGCGTATGCCTCTGAAACCTTTCATGATTCTCTCCTTTTCAGCACTTCTAGGCTCGCATTTCTGTCAAGACATCACCCATCGTGTGTGTCTCATGTTTGTTGATCTATCTATCTGGGTGTCCGCAAATCAGGACTTTAGCTGCGCTCGTAAAAGTGTCAAAATTTTAACCTTTTGTCGCACCCGTATACTTTAACACAGGTTTTACACACATTTCAACTGTAGCCATCACAGCGCAAAGCCGCGCCCCGCTTGGTTTTCCTGTATTATCCATATGGTGGCAGGTCATTCGGGCTTCATTCTTCCCCTTAACATTAAGAATACTATGTACTTCTAATCAACTTTTATGACTAGGTTCTAAGACCCACCGAAATATGACTTCTCTTTCATAAAAACACAACCTGAAAATCCCTCGCCAGATGAACTCTGATAAGGGATTTTATATCGTAACCTGCTATAGGATGCCTTAACTTCACGGCTATTTATGCCAAGCAATTTCTTCCACCATCCGATAAGGTATCATCCATATGTGAAACACTACTTTTGGTTATGTTACTAGAGTACATGCCTTCTTGGATTTCTTATATATTCCAGTAAGTTTAGCTGTATTACCTCGATAATTCTAGATCAGAAAGACAACATCCCTCGTTCTATCCTACAGCTCACTCTGCTTGAAGCACTTCCATCAAGTTATCATATTCTTCACTGGTCAGATACTTCGAGATTACCTGCTCTATATCACGTAATTCCTGCTCGGTCAGCCCACCCTCCATTGCACCGGAAATTTGTTGCATTTCCTTCTGAGGTAACTTAGCCATCAATAAGCTGAAGATTTTCTCTTTATCCTCCAGCGGCAATTTATCCTTCACACCTGTGATGTCATCCGGGGATACAACAATGGCATCATTACCTGTCGGTGCAGTTCCATTAGAACTTCCACCTGTCCCATTACCGGAAGCAACACCTTCTTCTGTACTGCCTGCCGAACCACCTCTCGTTCCACCTACGCCTGCACTTTCATCTGAATCAGACTCATTTCCACTACTCTCACCAGAACCGGAACCAGTTGATGCATTGGGTTGGTCGCCACCTAGAGACACATCGGTATCACGCTCTGTGCTCTCTGGATCTTCATCTGTGCCATTCCCCATCACAGAGGTGGCATTCTCTGGCACTTGTTCTTCCTCCGCCCCTGCTGGCTGATCTGGTGGTTCAATCTCTGTCTTCTTGTCCTCCCCAGATTTTCCACCGAGCATGCCTTGGAACATAGCTGCTAACCCTAAAGGCTGACCTTCCCACTGAATATTAAAACTTGCGAGCAGTGATTTAGCATAAGACTGTACAATTAGTCCGGTCGTCAGCAAGGTCAGTGCACTGACCAATACAACGGTAAGCACCATTTTTACAAACCATTGAAGCAGCTTCATTTTCGATCTCTCCCTCCAATTTCCCACCCATTCATCTTGCTTCGCTTCGGGTCTATCACTCTACTGTTAATCAGTATTGACGGAAATCAGAGGAATATAATCGGTTCTCATCATTATGAATGTTGTGTATACGAAAAAAACCTCGGTGACCGCTAAAATAGCGACCACTGAGGCTTTATTAGTGCTTATTCGTAAATTGGAAGTACTTGATTCGTTTGTTCACGGTTACGACCAACAGAGAAGATCGCAATTGGAATACCCGTCAACTCAGATACACGTTTTACATAGTTCTGTGTGTTTACAGGCAGATCCTCAAGCTTCTTCGCTCCAGTGATATCCTCACTCCAGCCTGGCATTTCTTCATATACCGCTTCACATTCTGCCAGCATTTTGAGGCTTGCTGGGTAGTGAGTGATAACCTCACCGCGGTATTTGTACCCTGTGCAGATTTTAACGGTGTCCAGACCTGTCATAACGTCCAGTGAGTTCAAGGACAGACCAGTAATACCGCTAACACGACGAGCGTGGCGAACGACAACGCTATCGAACCAACCTACACGACGCGGACGTCCAGTTACGGTACCGTACTCATGTCCAGTCTCACGGATTTGGTCACCAACCGCATCATGCAGCTCCGTTGGGAAAGGACCATCTCCTACACGCGTCGTGTATGCCTTAGCTACACCGATAACTTGCTGAATGCGGGCTGGACCTACACCAGAACCGATACATACGCCGCCTGCGGATGGATTGGATGAAGTTACGAACGGATATGTTCCTTGATCCAGATCGAGCATCACGCCTTGTGCGCCTTCAAACAATACTTTTTTGTCCTCATCGATATATTCATTGAGCACAACAGATGTATCACGTACGTAAGGACGCAGGATCTCTGCGTATCCCAGATAATCTTTCAGAATCTCTTCCACATCAACAGGTTGACCGTTGTATACCTGCTCGATGATGCGGTTTTTCTCTTTAACCAGATGACGCAGCTTCAGTTCGAAATCTTCCGCATCAAGCAGATCAACCATCCGAATACCGATTCGAGCTGATTTGTCCATGTAAGCTGGGCCAATACCTTTACCGGTTGTACCGATTTTGTTTGGACCTTTGCTCTCTTCTTCCAGTGCATCCAATACCATGTGGTATGGCAGGATGATATGTGCGCGTTCACTGATGGACAGGTTCTTCGTTGTGAAATCATTATCATGAATGTAATTAATTTCTTCAATAAGTGCCTTCGGATTGATCACCATACCGTTACCGATTACACAGGCTTTGTCCGTGTAGAAGATACCCGATGGAATCATCGTTAGTTTATATTTTTTGTTGTCGATCAGAATCGTGTGACCTGCATTGTTACCACCTTGGTAACGTGCAACCACGTCTGCCGTTTCTGCTAAATAGTCTGTAATCTTACCTTTTCCTTCGTCTCCCCATTGCGTTCCCACTACAACTACCGTTGACATAGTACATACCTCCGTGGGTGCCTTGCGCACCTTTGTATTGGTCTGTCCGTCCTCTATCTCGGCAGGAATTTAAGTGACAAACACCGGCGGAGAAGCGTGCTAACGGACAGTGAAAATTTCCTTCAATTTACATCCGAAGGAAGGTTTTCGCTGCTTTAACGCAGCAGTATTAGTGTACCAGCACCCTTTTTCAAAGTCAAATCAAATAGCGAACAATTAGATATAGTAAAACTATAATGTTCGGGATTTACGCTATATTTCGACGCAAAAAACCGGCGAAGCCAGTCAAATCATGTCTGACGGCTAACCCCGGTTCCTTATCGTACGTGTTCATATCCTACATGGCGAAGGCGTCATTGTGTGCCCTCTCGTAGTTTACGAATTTATTAAAGTTCTTCAAGAAGACCAATTCGACCGTACCTACCGGACCATTACGCTGTTTAGCAATAATAATCTCGATAATATTTTTCTTCTCGGTTTCCTGATTGTAATAATCATCCCGGTACAGGAACGCTACGATGTCAGCATCTTGCTCGATCGATCCCGATTCCCGCAAGTCACTCATCATCGGACGTTTATCCTGACGTTGCTCTACGCCCCGGCTTAACTGAGACAGGGCAATAACCGGAACTTCCAGTTCCCGGCCAATCTGTTTCAGTGTACGTGAAATCTCGGATACCTCTTGTTGACGGTTCTCCCCTGCTTTACCACGTCCACTAATGAGTTGCAAATAGTCGATTAGAATCATGCCAAGGCCTTTTTCCTTTTTGAGACGACGGCATTTGGCGCGAATATCGGCCACCGTAATCCCCGGCGTATCATCGATATAGATATCTGCTTCGTTTAGCGCAGCAATACCCATCGTTAGCTTCTGCCAGTCCTCATCACCTTTAAATTCACCCGTACGCAGAACCCCTGCATCTAGATTGGCTTCCGCACAGATCATCCGTTGTACAAGCTGTGCGGCTGACATCTCCAGACTGAAGATGGCTACCGTCTCTTGCGCGCGAATCCCTACATTCTGAGCGATATTCAAGGCAAAGGCTGTCTTACCTACTGAAGGACGCGCAGCTACAATAATCAAGTCACTACGCTGGAATCCGGCAGTCATTTTGTCGAGATCGATAAATCCAGACGGGATGCCCGTCGTGGTTCCGCGGTTTTGATGGAGCGTCTCGACTTTATCGAATACCTCCATGAGTACATCCTGAATGGCGATAAAACCGCTACTGGAACGCCGGTTAGAGATCTCCAAAATGCGCCGTTCTGCTTCACCGAGCATGGCAGCAACGTCTTCACCGCCAGTATATCCTTCGCTAACAATCTGCGTGGCTGTACGAATCAGACGACGCAGCATCGATTTCTCTTCAATAATCTGAGCGTAATAGTCTACGTTCGCGGCTGTAGGTACACCATGGGCCAGCTTAGCCAAATAACTAACGCCGCCGATGTCCTCAAGCTCACCTTTATCCTTCAGAAGCGAAGTCAATGTCACGAGGTCAATCGGTTGATTTCCCTCACCAAGCTGAATCATCGCTTCAAAAATTAGTTGATGTGGCTTGTCATAGAAATCCTCGGTTTGCACCCGTTCCATCGCTGTAATCAGAGCTTCGCCCTGCAACAGGATTGCACCCAGCACAGCCTGTTCGGCCTCCAGGTTCTGTGGGGGAATCCGGTCGAATAACATTTCGCCGCCCATCTTATTCCTCCGTTACTTGTACCTTCAAGGTTGCCTTCACTTCAGGGTGAATCTTGACAGATACTTGCGTTACACCGAGAGTACGAATAGGCTCGTCCAACTCAATTTTACGCTTATCGATTTTCAGACCTTTAGCTGCAAGAGCTTCTGCGATCTGTTTAGATGTAATTGCACCGAACAGACGGCCACCTTCGCCGGACTTCGCTTTAAGCTCTGTCACTTCTGATTCGAGTTTTTTGCCTAGTGCTTCTGCTTCTGCCTTCTCTTCCTGTTTGCGTCTCTCTTCAGCCGCATTCTGGTTGTCCAGCGTCTTCATGTTTCCGTCTGTTGCAAGACGAGCAATTCCCCGTGGTAACAAGAAGTTCTGTGCATAACCTTCAGATACTTCCTTCACTTGCCCTTTCTTGCCTTGACCCTTCATATCTTTTATAAAAATGACCTTCATTCGAACAGCCCCTCTTCCTTTTCGATTTCAGCAAGTACGTTCATCAGCCGTTTTTCTGCCTCTCCCAACGTACCTTCAAGCTGTACAGCAGCATTGGTTAAATGTCCGCCGCCGCCAAGTTTCTCCATAACGACCTGTACATTCATTCGTCCCAGTGACCGAGCACTGATGCCAATTAGCCCATCTGGGCGCTCACTGATCACAAATGATGCAACAACATCGGTCATATTCAGCAATGTGTCCGCCACTTGGGCGATCATCATCTGTGAAATCTTGCTGCCAGGGTCTGTGACCGCCAGCGCAATGTTCCCATATACCATTTTAGCATGCTTTATGATTTCTGCCTTAGCAATATATTCTGACAGATCCTCTTTCATCAAGCGTTGGATCATGATGGTGTCTGCACCACTACGGCGTAAAAAGCCCGCTGCTTCAAATGTACGTGAACCTGTATGCAATGCAAAATGCTTCGTATCCACCGTAATCCCCGCTAACAGTGCTGTTGCTTCAAGGGGTGTAAATTGCACTTTGTCATGAATATATTGCAACAGCTCAGTCACTAGCTCCGCAGCCGATGAAGCGTATGGCTCCAAGTAGATAAGTACTGCATCATTAATAAATTCTTCTCCGCGGCGATGATGATCTACAACGACTACACGCGTAGCAGCCTGCACTAATTTCGGTTCCATAGTCATCGAAGCTTTGTGCGTATCCACCACGACGAGCAACGTATGCTCGGTCATCATCTGCGTGGCTTGTTCAGGCGATACAAATGCTTTGGACAGCTTCTCATCCTTGTTCACTTGCTCCATCATGCGTTCAATTGATGGATTCGTTCCATCAAGGACAATTCGCGCTTCCACATTGTATAAACTAGCTGCCTTCCATACACCAATAGAGGCACCGATTGCATCCATATCCGGAATTTTATGCCCCATAACGAGCACACGGTCACTCTCTTGCATCAGATCACGCAGGGCATGAGCAATAACCCTCGCTCTTACTCGTGTGCGTTTCTCAACAGCATTTGATTTACCACCATAAAAGGACAAGCGCTGTCCTGACTTCACGGCAGCCTGGTCACCACCGCGACCAAGTGCCATATCGAGACTTGATTGAGCAAGCTCTCCCATTTCTCCAATGCTATCCGATCCAAAAGCTAGACCGATACTGAGCGTCATTGGGACTTTGAGGTCAGCAGTCATTTCACGGACTTCATCCAAAATAACAAATCGGCTCTGCTCCAACTCTTGCAACGACTTAAAGTTCAGCATCATAAGATACCGATCTGATGACAAGCGTCGCAGATATACCTCATAACGCTTAGCCCAGGATGTGATCTCACTCGTTACACGCGCGATTAACGCGGTTCGCTGCTGATCATCCATGCCTTGCGCTGCTTCATCAAGATTATCGAGCACTAAGATACCCAGTGCCATACGTTCATTTTCATATTTATCACGAAGAATAGCGAGCTCTGTCATCTCGTAGACATATACATACCGCTCCTGCGGATTATGGATTACACCGTAATACCGGTCATCCAACTGGAATTCATCATGAAGTTCCCTGGTCAGCTCCTTGGTTCCATCTTTTTTCTCTTTTGGTTGAGGAAGATTGGGAAACAAGTTTTGGAGCGGGTTACCTACCATCGTTTTTTCATGGAACATATCTGCAATGAAACGATTATGCCACTCTACCGTACGATCCTCACTGTACAACACAATGCCGAATGGAAGCATACCTACAGCTTCGCCTTCCATTCGTTTGATCCGAATAGACAGTCCATTAATGTAGTCATTCAACTCTCGACGGAACGCTAGCTCCGCCTTAATCATGACGATCCCCAGCGCCGAAGCCAGAAGTAGACTAACCAAACCAAGCGTCCAGTTATAAATGGTCACCAGCATAACTAGCAATAGCAGCATTATGAACGCCCATACGGTATAGTAGCCGTGCCAGCGTTTCTTCAGAAATTTAGGCAAGACTCATCACCCTAACGTTTTGGTTTCGTTATTGCCTCGCGAAGCGGGAACACCAGATCAATAACTCCGATAATTCGTAGCGGACCAATGAAGAAGACCGCTGCCGCAAGTAAATACGGTATAACTGGATTCCACTTCTTCGCATGAGAGAGGAAGAAGAAGAAGCCTATCGCTTGAATCATGAAGCCGAGATTAATTAATGGGGACAAGTTGGCGGCAATCATCGACCAATACGACCCATCATTCTCGCCAGACATAAGCGTGAAGATCAGTGCAAGGAAGTAATACCATATGAGAGCACGCGGCATGCGCCATTCACGTGCTGGCGGGAAATTAGCTACACTCACACCCATTACATTCAGAATTGGACGTGCAATGAGATGTGTAATGAGCGACATCACAAGTGCAGTCACTACGAGAGCGAACGGAATTAAGAGCTGCGTTCGTCTGGCCACATCCTCTGTCATTTCAGGTGTCCACACAAATCCATTGACCAGTCCATCTGAAGCTGTCAGTGGCTCCGTAGCCAGTTTCACCATGTCCTCAATGTACTCATACAGGTTGAACTGGAACAGAACGCTTCCGATCAGCAACATCAACAAGTATTCAGCTAATATTGCACCAGTACCCACCAAGAAAGTATACAGGGCTGACTTCCCTTTCTTGATTGCATTCCCCATAAAGATTGCTGGCACCGTAAACACAACTAAGAATATGAGATACAACGGTTCAATCATAAATAATATTATGGCGACTGGGATGAGATGCACGACAAACGATTTAACCGATAGGTACGCATACAGAATCACACCTGGTACGAGCATGAAAAATACCGTGAGCACCGATAAAGGCGTTATAAGCGATAGTAACAAGAGCAGAAACACAACGCTCCAAATAACTGATTTAAAGCTAAAATTCAACAAATTCACCTCTTACGCATATGATCTTCAAGCGCGGATATATCTTGGTACCAATCTTCCAATTGGTGACCTTCCGATTTGTGCTTCTTCAGCTTTTCCACAAGCAGTGCATCTAGATCCTTGAAAGGAATACCGAGCCTGCGGCCCAATATGTAACTACTCATCATCAGACTGGCTAGACTGTCTCCGATTCGGGAAGTACTACCTTCCCACAAGGCTTTGAACAATCGAGACACTTGGTCAAGTACTTCGGTTTTCAGCCACTCAATCACTTTAGCGCGTTTGGCTACATCCAGTTCTTTAGGCATATTGGCGAAAGTCACTCTCCCCGAAAAAGCTTTATTCTCCATTATAACATAAAAAGGGGGGCTACAAAATGTTCCCTATGCGAAGGGAATGACCCACCTTTTTCTGCTCTCCCACTGTTTAACATGGTACTGAGCGGCTCGGATTATCCCTGTGCCAGTAACGTTTTTAATTTCTTATTTTGCCTTCATGGATTCCTTAGCTACAATGCCTTCACAATATTCTATGATCTGGCTACGACGGACAATGCCTATAAAGCGTTCCATATCATCGACGACAGGTACAAAGTTCTGAACCTTAGCCAGGTTAATAAGATCCTCCATATTGGCATTAATGGATACAGGCTTAATATCTAGGCGAAGTGGTACTTCCTTAAGGAGAAATTTTGAAGCGTTTTCAAATGTGATCTTTCCCTCGGCATTCTTCATGTACCACAATAGATCACCCTCAGTGACCGTACCTATATATTTGCCTTCCTTATTCAAAATGGGCACCGCTGTGAAGCGATGATACTCCATCCGTTCCAATGTTTGCCGCAGAGTAGAATCCGATGTTACACACGTAACCTCTTGCTTAGGCAGCAAAAAAAATGCGATGTTCATACCCTCACGTATCCCCCTCATGAATTTCGACTTACAACTAATCCTCAACCCATATTATACGTTTCAAAACGTAAGATGTTCCAAAAGGTCTCGTCGCTCTTCTGAAAAAGAAAAAAACAGCAGCCCGCAAATAAACGCCGTACTGCTGATTATAATCAGGCCTCTGTATGGAATTCGTTACTCGATCTTCTGCCGGTCTGGTATCATCAAGGCGCCGGCTGGGGTCGATTCATCCATCCAGTTGGTAATCAGCTCTTTGGCATATTGGACGTCTTTCTCATCCGCTTTACCATAGTAGATCCCGTCTTTGCGCATACCTTCACCTAGAATCGTGAAGCTAGAAATTTGTGGTTTCTCTTGTGTCAGCACCTGTTTCGCCAGATCAACGATAAAGGATGGACGCATATCTGTCTGGAAGTTATCTCCCATAATCTCCAGTAGCTCTGGAATTTTAGAGATTGAATTGAGATTCAGCATCTCATTCGCCATCGAGTTCAGGAATATCTGCTGCCGCTTGGTACGATTAAAGTCACTGTCCTCACGATATCGAACGTAGTACAGCGCTTCTTGACCGTCATAGATTGGTTTACCGCCTTCGATGGTGAATTGCACATGATCCGGATGTTTATTCACGATATCCTCTTCAATCGGCAGCTTCACCCCGCCAAGCGCGTCCACGACTCTTTTGATTCCATCAAAATTAATGGTAGCATAATACCCTACATCTGCGTCTAAGAATTTCTCCACCGTATTGATGGACATATTCTCCCCTCCGAATGCGTAGGCATGCGCCAGTTTATCGTAATCGTCTTCCCCATCCTTATTCGCATCGCGACCCACAATCTGCACATACGTGTCACGTGGGATCGAAACGAGAAGTACACGGGATTCCTTAGGACGAACAACCGCATAGATGACCGTATCGGAACGGCCCCTTGTTTTCTCATACGCGCGTTTATCCGAACCGAGCAGAAGTACGGAAAATGGCTCTTTACGATACACAGTCGGATCTGGCGTATTATTGCCTTCCTGCGGAACATAAGAACGAGACAACTGATCTTCAACTGAATTTGCCAAAAAAAGATCAAATGCAGCAACAGCTAGCTGCTGACGGAATAAATACCCGCCAATCAACAAAACCACGAGCGAAACGAGAGTTATATATAGACCTTTTCTTCTTTTCTTCTTCTTTTCTTTAGTTCTTCTTGTCATCCGTCGATTCCTTCTTCACTATAAAAATGAATTGCCTACCTACCATTAAACGTGCCTAACGGCTTATGACTCGGTGTTCTCTAATGTTTTCTCTATATCATTCGAAAGCACCGCTAACGCTCGTTCTATTGTAAACATTGCTACATGAGTAAAAGTTACAATCCGGTTAAATTGAAAAGAACAGCTCCCGTATATAAACCACATAAAGGAACTGTTCAGATCATTAGATGTTATATTCAAAGTCAAAAAATTCAATCATAAACTTGCTTACGAGAGATCTACAGTACTCCCCTTTTCTCTATTGCGTAGAACCCCTGTAATCAATGCAGCTACCAGCGTTAGC
This genomic interval carries:
- a CDS encoding LCP family protein, encoding MTRRTKEKKKKRRKGLYITLVSLVVLLIGGYLFRQQLAVAAFDLFLANSVEDQLSRSYVPQEGNNTPDPTVYRKEPFSVLLLGSDKRAYEKTRGRSDTVIYAVVRPKESRVLLVSIPRDTYVQIVGRDANKDGEDDYDKLAHAYAFGGENMSINTVEKFLDADVGYYATINFDGIKRVVDALGGVKLPIEEDIVNKHPDHVQFTIEGGKPIYDGQEALYYVRYREDSDFNRTKRQQIFLNSMANEMLNLNSISKIPELLEIMGDNFQTDMRPSFIVDLAKQVLTQEKPQISSFTILGEGMRKDGIYYGKADEKDVQYAKELITNWMDESTPAGALMIPDRQKIE
- a CDS encoding MazG-like family protein; the encoded protein is MPKELDVAKRAKVIEWLKTEVLDQVSRLFKALWEGSTSRIGDSLASLMMSSYILGRRLGIPFKDLDALLVEKLKKHKSEGHQLEDWYQDISALEDHMRKR
- a CDS encoding CBS domain-containing protein → MNIAFFLLPKQEVTCVTSDSTLRQTLERMEYHRFTAVPILNKEGKYIGTVTEGDLLWYMKNAEGKITFENASKFLLKEVPLRLDIKPVSINANMEDLINLAKVQNFVPVVDDMERFIGIVRRSQIIEYCEGIVAKESMKAK